In one window of Rhodopirellula bahusiensis DNA:
- a CDS encoding ABC exporter membrane fusion protein, with product MIRLPLTLAIGFLAIGSGCDWRSATRPPESADPSQPTQTVALQRVMALGTLEPRGGILAVMAAPGDRVAKIYVEPGEEVTPGTVLMDLESLPARQLELNIAQTKLDEARRRIAAERAAGEAKLQVARSSLKQAESKLSDAQKRFKDSKADGGELNLLKQAADLGQRRLRQLESASRDPSRQRLVSENALDTEALKVSESQARYESALRDAQEAIDEGRFAVDSAEQEIRATELTLIAAEQSASLDSLKQQIELLKFNVATSRLVAPTKGRVLRVDATIGTATGVSALMHMADTSQMVCVAEVNVADLSRVETGQTVTITSPALRDPLRGKVQRIQSLIAAPTLASPYPMAAVDRYSADVVIAIDSEDSNDASRLIELQVDVEIKAGSSKESTKVATAAKP from the coding sequence ATGATCCGATTGCCCCTCACGCTCGCGATCGGATTTTTGGCGATCGGTTCGGGATGCGATTGGCGATCGGCGACGCGTCCACCTGAATCGGCCGATCCGTCCCAACCAACTCAGACGGTGGCCCTGCAACGAGTCATGGCGCTCGGAACGTTGGAACCTCGCGGCGGAATTTTGGCGGTCATGGCCGCACCCGGTGATCGAGTTGCCAAGATCTATGTCGAACCCGGGGAGGAGGTGACGCCGGGCACCGTGTTGATGGATTTGGAAAGCCTCCCGGCACGCCAGCTTGAGCTGAATATCGCTCAGACGAAACTCGATGAAGCGAGACGACGCATCGCAGCCGAACGAGCCGCCGGCGAAGCGAAACTGCAGGTCGCACGTTCGTCGTTGAAACAAGCCGAGTCGAAATTGTCGGACGCTCAAAAGCGATTCAAAGATTCCAAGGCTGACGGCGGCGAATTGAACTTGTTGAAACAAGCCGCGGATTTGGGGCAGCGTCGGCTGCGGCAATTGGAGTCCGCTTCGCGAGATCCCTCCCGACAACGTTTAGTGTCAGAGAATGCTCTCGATACAGAAGCGTTGAAGGTCAGCGAGTCACAAGCTCGATACGAATCCGCCTTGCGTGATGCTCAAGAAGCCATCGACGAAGGACGCTTCGCAGTCGATTCAGCGGAACAAGAGATTCGAGCGACGGAATTGACGCTGATCGCAGCTGAACAGTCCGCGTCCTTGGATTCACTGAAGCAACAAATCGAGCTATTGAAATTCAACGTAGCAACGTCACGATTGGTCGCACCGACCAAGGGTCGCGTCCTTCGAGTGGATGCAACAATCGGTACAGCGACTGGCGTGTCCGCTTTGATGCATATGGCAGACACTTCGCAAATGGTTTGTGTTGCGGAAGTGAACGTCGCAGATCTTTCGCGAGTCGAAACTGGTCAGACTGTCACGATCACATCACCAGCCCTTCGCGATCCGCTGCGAGGCAAGGTCCAACGCATTCAGTCGCTGATCGCCGCTCCGACGCTTGCCAGTCCTTATCCGATGGCGGCGGTCGATCGATACTCGGCCGATGTGGTGATCGCGATTGATTCAGAAGATTCAAACGATGCGAGTCGTCTGATCGAGTTGCAGGTGGACGTCGAGATCAAAGCCGGCAGTTCAAAAGAGTCAACCAAAGTGGCTACGGCAGCGAAGCCGTGA